In the Ursus arctos isolate Adak ecotype North America unplaced genomic scaffold, UrsArc2.0 scaffold_19, whole genome shotgun sequence genome, one interval contains:
- the LOC113243638 gene encoding zinc finger protein 420 isoform X2, producing the protein MAHRSMTFSDVAIDFSQQEWEYLDSVQKNLYRDVMMENYDTLVSLGHSISKPDVITLLEQGKDPWMVVKEDTRRWCTDLESRYEIISCDEVHIYKKHSSFTLHQKIHTREKPYECDTCGKDFSQYTDLTVHRRIHTGEKPYECEQCGKSFNRASKLLQHQRIHIGEKPYKCEECGMTFSRRMDLRVHKRNHTGEKPYECDKCGRAFSRASHLTQHGRVHTGEKSYVCNECGKAFSQGGRLRIHHRIHTGEKPYECKECGKAFSQASHLVQHDRIHTGEKPYECHECKMTFSRGKDLRVHHRTHTGEKPYECKECGKAFSRASNLVQHERIHTGEKPYECKECGMTFSRGYQLIPHQTLHIGIKPYECNECGKAFGHASALIQHERIHTGEKPYKCKECGKAFMHGGSLRMHQRIHTGEKPYECDKCGKAFSRHTDLTVHRRIHTGEKPYECEHCGKSFNCASNLLQHQRIHTGEKPYKCEECGMTFSRRIDLKVHQRIHTGEKPYECDKCGKAFSRASHLTQHGRVHTGEKSYVCNECGKAFSQGGRLRIHHRIHTGEKPYECKECGKAFSQASHLVQHDRIHTGEKPYECHECGMTFSRGKDLRVHHRTHTGEKPYKCKECGKAFSRASNLVRHERIHTGEKPYECKECWKAFSHIESLRMHHRIHTGEKPHECKECGKAFSSGKQLIIHHRFHTGEKPYECKECGKAFSVYGRLTRHQSIHSGEKPFECNTCRKSFRLSSGLKAHQRIHTGEKP; encoded by the exons ATGGCCCAC AGATCTATGACATTCAGTGATGTGGCCATAGACTTCTCTCAGCAGGAGTGGGAATATCTTGATTCTGTTCAGAAGAACTTGTACCGGGATGTGATGATGGAAAACTATGATACCTTGGTCTCATTGG GACATTCCATTTCTAAGCCAGATGTGATTACATTATTGGAGCAAGGAAAAGATCCCTGGATGGTTGTGAAGGAAGATACAAGAAGATGGTGTACAG aTTTGGAGTCAAGATATGAAATAATCAGCTGTGACGAAGTACACATTTATAAAAAACATTCGTCTTTTACTCTACATCAGAAAATTCATACtagagagaaaccctatgaatgtgaCACATGTGGGAAGGACTTTAGTCAATATACAGACCTTACAGTACATCggagaattcatactggtgagaaaccctatgaatgtgaGCAATGTGGAAAGTCCTTTAATCGTGCATCCAAACTTCTgcaacatcagagaattcatattGGTGAAAAACCTTATAAATGTGAGGAATGTGGAATGACATTTAGTCGTAGGATGGACCTTAGAGTTCATAAGAGAAatcatactggtgagaaaccctatgaatgtgaCAAATGTGGGAGGGCCTTTAGTCGTGCTTCACATCTTACTCAACATGGGAGagttcatactggtgagaaaTCCTATgtatgtaatgaatgtgggaaggcctttagtCAGGGTGGAAGACTTAGAATACATCATagaattcatactggtgagaaaccctatgaatgtaaggaatgtgggaaggctttTAGTCAAGCCTCTCATCTTGTGCAACATgacagaattcatactggtgaaAAACCCTATGAATGCCATGAGTGTAAGATGACCTTTAGCCGTGGTAAAGATCTTAGAGTACATCATAgaactcatactggagagaaaccctacgaatgcaaggaatgtgggaaggcctttagtCGTGCCTCAAATCTTGTTCAACATGAGAGAATTCATACCGgggagaagccctatgaatgtaaggaatgtgggatgACATTTAGTCGTGGTTATCAACTCATTCCACATCAGACATTGCATATTGGCAttaaaccctatgaatgtaatgaatgtgggaaggcctttggTCATGCTTCAGCACTTATTCAACATGAAAGgattcatactggtgagaaaccctataaatgtaaagaatgtgggaaggcctttatgCATGGTGGAAGCCTAAGAAtgcatcagagaattcatactggtgagaaaccctatgaatgtgacaaatgtgggaaggcctttagtCGACATACAGACCTTACAGTACATCggagaattcatactggtgagaaaccctaCGAATGTGAGCATTGTGGAAAGTCCTTTAATTGTGCATCCAACCTTCTgcaacatcagagaattcatactggtgaaAAACCTTATAAATGTGAGGAATGTGGAATGACATTTAGTCGTAGGATAGACCTTAAAgttcatcagagaattcatactggtgagaaaccctatgaatgtgacaaatgtgggaaggcctttagtCGTGCTTCACATCTTACTCAACATGGGAGagttcatactggtgagaaaTCCTATgtatgtaatgaatgtgggaaggcctttagtCAGGGTGGAAGACTTAGAATACATCATagaattcatactggtgagaaaccctatgaatgtaaggaatgtgggaaggctttTAGTCAAGCCTCTCATCTTGTGCAACATgacagaattcatactggtgaaAAACCCTATGAATGCCATGAGTGTGGGATGACCTTTAGCCGTGGTAAAGATCTTAGAGTACATCATAgaactcatactggagagaaaccctacaaatgtaaggaatgtgggaaggcctttagtCGCGCCTCAAACCTTGTTAGGCATGAGAGAATTCATACAGGTGAGAAACCATACGAATGTAAGGAATGTTGGAAGGCCTTTAGTCATATTGAAAGCCTTAGAATGCATCATagaattcatactggtgagaaaccccATGAatgtaaagagtgtgggaaggcgtTTAGTAGTGGCAAACAACTAATTATACATCATAGAtttcatactggtgagaaaccctatgagtgtaaggaatgtgggaaggctttTAGTGTGTATGGACGACTTACTCGACACCAGAGTATTCACAGTGGTGAGAAACCTTTTGAATGTAACACATGTAGGAAGTCTTTTAGGCTTAGTTCAGGTCTTAAAgcacatcagagaattcatactggagagaagcctTAA
- the LOC113243638 gene encoding zinc finger protein 420 isoform X1, which translates to MAHRSMTFSDVAIDFSQQEWEYLDSVQKNLYRDVMMENYDTLVSLAGHSISKPDVITLLEQGKDPWMVVKEDTRRWCTDLESRYEIISCDEVHIYKKHSSFTLHQKIHTREKPYECDTCGKDFSQYTDLTVHRRIHTGEKPYECEQCGKSFNRASKLLQHQRIHIGEKPYKCEECGMTFSRRMDLRVHKRNHTGEKPYECDKCGRAFSRASHLTQHGRVHTGEKSYVCNECGKAFSQGGRLRIHHRIHTGEKPYECKECGKAFSQASHLVQHDRIHTGEKPYECHECKMTFSRGKDLRVHHRTHTGEKPYECKECGKAFSRASNLVQHERIHTGEKPYECKECGMTFSRGYQLIPHQTLHIGIKPYECNECGKAFGHASALIQHERIHTGEKPYKCKECGKAFMHGGSLRMHQRIHTGEKPYECDKCGKAFSRHTDLTVHRRIHTGEKPYECEHCGKSFNCASNLLQHQRIHTGEKPYKCEECGMTFSRRIDLKVHQRIHTGEKPYECDKCGKAFSRASHLTQHGRVHTGEKSYVCNECGKAFSQGGRLRIHHRIHTGEKPYECKECGKAFSQASHLVQHDRIHTGEKPYECHECGMTFSRGKDLRVHHRTHTGEKPYKCKECGKAFSRASNLVRHERIHTGEKPYECKECWKAFSHIESLRMHHRIHTGEKPHECKECGKAFSSGKQLIIHHRFHTGEKPYECKECGKAFSVYGRLTRHQSIHSGEKPFECNTCRKSFRLSSGLKAHQRIHTGEKP; encoded by the exons ATGGCCCAC AGATCTATGACATTCAGTGATGTGGCCATAGACTTCTCTCAGCAGGAGTGGGAATATCTTGATTCTGTTCAGAAGAACTTGTACCGGGATGTGATGATGGAAAACTATGATACCTTGGTCTCATTGG caGGACATTCCATTTCTAAGCCAGATGTGATTACATTATTGGAGCAAGGAAAAGATCCCTGGATGGTTGTGAAGGAAGATACAAGAAGATGGTGTACAG aTTTGGAGTCAAGATATGAAATAATCAGCTGTGACGAAGTACACATTTATAAAAAACATTCGTCTTTTACTCTACATCAGAAAATTCATACtagagagaaaccctatgaatgtgaCACATGTGGGAAGGACTTTAGTCAATATACAGACCTTACAGTACATCggagaattcatactggtgagaaaccctatgaatgtgaGCAATGTGGAAAGTCCTTTAATCGTGCATCCAAACTTCTgcaacatcagagaattcatattGGTGAAAAACCTTATAAATGTGAGGAATGTGGAATGACATTTAGTCGTAGGATGGACCTTAGAGTTCATAAGAGAAatcatactggtgagaaaccctatgaatgtgaCAAATGTGGGAGGGCCTTTAGTCGTGCTTCACATCTTACTCAACATGGGAGagttcatactggtgagaaaTCCTATgtatgtaatgaatgtgggaaggcctttagtCAGGGTGGAAGACTTAGAATACATCATagaattcatactggtgagaaaccctatgaatgtaaggaatgtgggaaggctttTAGTCAAGCCTCTCATCTTGTGCAACATgacagaattcatactggtgaaAAACCCTATGAATGCCATGAGTGTAAGATGACCTTTAGCCGTGGTAAAGATCTTAGAGTACATCATAgaactcatactggagagaaaccctacgaatgcaaggaatgtgggaaggcctttagtCGTGCCTCAAATCTTGTTCAACATGAGAGAATTCATACCGgggagaagccctatgaatgtaaggaatgtgggatgACATTTAGTCGTGGTTATCAACTCATTCCACATCAGACATTGCATATTGGCAttaaaccctatgaatgtaatgaatgtgggaaggcctttggTCATGCTTCAGCACTTATTCAACATGAAAGgattcatactggtgagaaaccctataaatgtaaagaatgtgggaaggcctttatgCATGGTGGAAGCCTAAGAAtgcatcagagaattcatactggtgagaaaccctatgaatgtgacaaatgtgggaaggcctttagtCGACATACAGACCTTACAGTACATCggagaattcatactggtgagaaaccctaCGAATGTGAGCATTGTGGAAAGTCCTTTAATTGTGCATCCAACCTTCTgcaacatcagagaattcatactggtgaaAAACCTTATAAATGTGAGGAATGTGGAATGACATTTAGTCGTAGGATAGACCTTAAAgttcatcagagaattcatactggtgagaaaccctatgaatgtgacaaatgtgggaaggcctttagtCGTGCTTCACATCTTACTCAACATGGGAGagttcatactggtgagaaaTCCTATgtatgtaatgaatgtgggaaggcctttagtCAGGGTGGAAGACTTAGAATACATCATagaattcatactggtgagaaaccctatgaatgtaaggaatgtgggaaggctttTAGTCAAGCCTCTCATCTTGTGCAACATgacagaattcatactggtgaaAAACCCTATGAATGCCATGAGTGTGGGATGACCTTTAGCCGTGGTAAAGATCTTAGAGTACATCATAgaactcatactggagagaaaccctacaaatgtaaggaatgtgggaaggcctttagtCGCGCCTCAAACCTTGTTAGGCATGAGAGAATTCATACAGGTGAGAAACCATACGAATGTAAGGAATGTTGGAAGGCCTTTAGTCATATTGAAAGCCTTAGAATGCATCATagaattcatactggtgagaaaccccATGAatgtaaagagtgtgggaaggcgtTTAGTAGTGGCAAACAACTAATTATACATCATAGAtttcatactggtgagaaaccctatgagtgtaaggaatgtgggaaggctttTAGTGTGTATGGACGACTTACTCGACACCAGAGTATTCACAGTGGTGAGAAACCTTTTGAATGTAACACATGTAGGAAGTCTTTTAGGCTTAGTTCAGGTCTTAAAgcacatcagagaattcatactggagagaagcctTAA
- the LOC113243638 gene encoding zinc finger protein 345 isoform X3, whose amino-acid sequence MFGISSTGHSISKPDVITLLEQGKDPWMVVKEDTRRWCTDLESRYEIISCDEVHIYKKHSSFTLHQKIHTREKPYECDTCGKDFSQYTDLTVHRRIHTGEKPYECEQCGKSFNRASKLLQHQRIHIGEKPYKCEECGMTFSRRMDLRVHKRNHTGEKPYECDKCGRAFSRASHLTQHGRVHTGEKSYVCNECGKAFSQGGRLRIHHRIHTGEKPYECKECGKAFSQASHLVQHDRIHTGEKPYECHECKMTFSRGKDLRVHHRTHTGEKPYECKECGKAFSRASNLVQHERIHTGEKPYECKECGMTFSRGYQLIPHQTLHIGIKPYECNECGKAFGHASALIQHERIHTGEKPYKCKECGKAFMHGGSLRMHQRIHTGEKPYECDKCGKAFSRHTDLTVHRRIHTGEKPYECEHCGKSFNCASNLLQHQRIHTGEKPYKCEECGMTFSRRIDLKVHQRIHTGEKPYECDKCGKAFSRASHLTQHGRVHTGEKSYVCNECGKAFSQGGRLRIHHRIHTGEKPYECKECGKAFSQASHLVQHDRIHTGEKPYECHECGMTFSRGKDLRVHHRTHTGEKPYKCKECGKAFSRASNLVRHERIHTGEKPYECKECWKAFSHIESLRMHHRIHTGEKPHECKECGKAFSSGKQLIIHHRFHTGEKPYECKECGKAFSVYGRLTRHQSIHSGEKPFECNTCRKSFRLSSGLKAHQRIHTGEKP is encoded by the exons atgTTCGGAATTTCAAGTA caGGACATTCCATTTCTAAGCCAGATGTGATTACATTATTGGAGCAAGGAAAAGATCCCTGGATGGTTGTGAAGGAAGATACAAGAAGATGGTGTACAG aTTTGGAGTCAAGATATGAAATAATCAGCTGTGACGAAGTACACATTTATAAAAAACATTCGTCTTTTACTCTACATCAGAAAATTCATACtagagagaaaccctatgaatgtgaCACATGTGGGAAGGACTTTAGTCAATATACAGACCTTACAGTACATCggagaattcatactggtgagaaaccctatgaatgtgaGCAATGTGGAAAGTCCTTTAATCGTGCATCCAAACTTCTgcaacatcagagaattcatattGGTGAAAAACCTTATAAATGTGAGGAATGTGGAATGACATTTAGTCGTAGGATGGACCTTAGAGTTCATAAGAGAAatcatactggtgagaaaccctatgaatgtgaCAAATGTGGGAGGGCCTTTAGTCGTGCTTCACATCTTACTCAACATGGGAGagttcatactggtgagaaaTCCTATgtatgtaatgaatgtgggaaggcctttagtCAGGGTGGAAGACTTAGAATACATCATagaattcatactggtgagaaaccctatgaatgtaaggaatgtgggaaggctttTAGTCAAGCCTCTCATCTTGTGCAACATgacagaattcatactggtgaaAAACCCTATGAATGCCATGAGTGTAAGATGACCTTTAGCCGTGGTAAAGATCTTAGAGTACATCATAgaactcatactggagagaaaccctacgaatgcaaggaatgtgggaaggcctttagtCGTGCCTCAAATCTTGTTCAACATGAGAGAATTCATACCGgggagaagccctatgaatgtaaggaatgtgggatgACATTTAGTCGTGGTTATCAACTCATTCCACATCAGACATTGCATATTGGCAttaaaccctatgaatgtaatgaatgtgggaaggcctttggTCATGCTTCAGCACTTATTCAACATGAAAGgattcatactggtgagaaaccctataaatgtaaagaatgtgggaaggcctttatgCATGGTGGAAGCCTAAGAAtgcatcagagaattcatactggtgagaaaccctatgaatgtgacaaatgtgggaaggcctttagtCGACATACAGACCTTACAGTACATCggagaattcatactggtgagaaaccctaCGAATGTGAGCATTGTGGAAAGTCCTTTAATTGTGCATCCAACCTTCTgcaacatcagagaattcatactggtgaaAAACCTTATAAATGTGAGGAATGTGGAATGACATTTAGTCGTAGGATAGACCTTAAAgttcatcagagaattcatactggtgagaaaccctatgaatgtgacaaatgtgggaaggcctttagtCGTGCTTCACATCTTACTCAACATGGGAGagttcatactggtgagaaaTCCTATgtatgtaatgaatgtgggaaggcctttagtCAGGGTGGAAGACTTAGAATACATCATagaattcatactggtgagaaaccctatgaatgtaaggaatgtgggaaggctttTAGTCAAGCCTCTCATCTTGTGCAACATgacagaattcatactggtgaaAAACCCTATGAATGCCATGAGTGTGGGATGACCTTTAGCCGTGGTAAAGATCTTAGAGTACATCATAgaactcatactggagagaaaccctacaaatgtaaggaatgtgggaaggcctttagtCGCGCCTCAAACCTTGTTAGGCATGAGAGAATTCATACAGGTGAGAAACCATACGAATGTAAGGAATGTTGGAAGGCCTTTAGTCATATTGAAAGCCTTAGAATGCATCATagaattcatactggtgagaaaccccATGAatgtaaagagtgtgggaaggcgtTTAGTAGTGGCAAACAACTAATTATACATCATAGAtttcatactggtgagaaaccctatgagtgtaaggaatgtgggaaggctttTAGTGTGTATGGACGACTTACTCGACACCAGAGTATTCACAGTGGTGAGAAACCTTTTGAATGTAACACATGTAGGAAGTCTTTTAGGCTTAGTTCAGGTCTTAAAgcacatcagagaattcatactggagagaagcctTAA